The DNA region TCGCATCGCGCTTGAGCATCTCCAGCACGCGCGCGGCTTCTTCGCCGGACAGAACCTCACCGCGGCCCTGGTTGTTGACCACAGATTGCGCGGCAAGCTGTTCGGGCGCGGGGATATAAAACTCACGGTCCAGAATCGAATAACGGGCGGAATATTCGTTCACATTCGCGGTGCGGTGACGGATCCACTGGCGGGCGACAAAGACGGGCAGTTTGACGTGGAGCTTGATCTCGCACATCTCGAACGGGGTAGAGTGCCAATGCCGCATCAAATAGCGGATCAGCCCCTCGTCATTGGACACATGTTTGGTCCCTGCCCCATAAGACACACGCGCCGCCTGCACGATGGCGGCATCATCGCCCATATAGTCGATGACGCGGACAAACCCGTGATCGAGCACCTCATGCGCATGGTAAAGATGCGCCTCCATCCCTTCGGAAACGGCGCGAAGGGTGGGTTTTGGGTTGGCGCGCTGCGCCTCGATTTCGGCACGCTGGTCGGGGGAAAGGGGCATGGCAGGCCTCGTCTATGATAGGGTTAGCGTCACATATATGTGGCTTGAGCAAAAGGCAAACAGCGTTTACCACCTTCACTTGTGGACGCCTATCGCGGCAAACGCGACACTTAGCGCAGACAAGAAGAACACCCCAGGGTTGCGCGTCCTTTTTGCACCAGCCCGCACGCCTAACTCGCCCTGTGATTGACAAAAACCGTATCCGGCAGGCATTGTTTCCGCAAAACAACCAATCGAGTGGTGCAATGAACATCAATATACTGGCGTCTTGTACGCTTGCGTTGGGCCTTATGGGCTGTAGTGGAAACTCCCTGAACAACCCTTTGATTTTCCCTGAAGAAATAACCCCGGGCGAGCCCACCGACGAGGGCGACGGCACGGCGATCACCGCAAGCAGCCCGGTCGTCGTACCTGATGATCTGGCCTTCAATCTGGCGAATGCAAAGATTATTCGCGGCACCGGCGGCGATCCAGACACGCTATTGGTGAACATCTCCGCACTGGATGCCACCCCGATTGAGGCCACATGGCAACGGCGCCCTGCGCTTGACATCCCCGGATATCAAGCCTTTGCGGTACAAGAAGACGCGCTTGACCGCCTGTTCATCGGGCTTGCGGCAACCAGCGCGGATGGCTCTGCCAGTGCAGTTCTGGCGGGGGATGGGGGCCAGTTCGGCAGCTATTTCTCTGGTACGAAATACGACCGCGAGGGGGCTTACACCCCACCCGACGCAACCGCCGAAGGCCCCGGCCGCGGGCAGGTGTCCTATACCGGGAAATATGCAGGCCTGCTGAACGGTGGCGGCGCGGGGGATGACCTTCTGCCCATCCCTGCCGGGCGCCCCGCAGCCCCTTCCGAGGCGCCCACACAGGCAACGCAGATCACCGGCGATGTCTTTGTGAACGCCAATTTTGCGGATGATGTGGTCAACGGTATCGTCAAGAACCGCAATGCGATCGACCTCGACATCACCTCGGACGTGGGCAGCGCAAATCACAACGACGGGACCGGTGTCCGGATGGAAGATCTGAACATGGTACCGACAGCGATTTTGGCAAATGGCACATTTGGGGCGGACCTTGAACGCGGGCCCATCAAAAAGGTCGTTGGCACCTATGGCGGCGCATTTGGCGGCACGGACGCATCCAGCATCGCCGGCGGGGTTCATGTCACCGATGTATACAATGGTGCCGGTGAAAAGATCGAGAATGCCCTGGAACGCGGCGTCTTTGTGCTGGATCAATGCGGGGTGACGGCATCGGGCGGGGATTGCATTGGCACCGCGCCATAAGATCATCGCCCCCCGGCTTTTGGCAGGATTGGTGGCGGCCTCCCTTTTGGCCGCCCCGGTTGCCAATGCGCAAGCGCCCGCGGGCTATACAAGCGTGCCGCCCGATGAGGCGCGCGTCTTGGGGCTTGAGGCGATCCGCCTCGGGCGGCCCGAGATTGCCGCAGAGATTGCAACCAGCCTGCTGGCACAGGATAAAACCGACAGCTTCGCGCATTTCCTAATGGCCAACAGCCTGATGCGTATGGGCCAGGGAAAAATGGCTGAGCGGGCCACGAAACAATCCTACCGCTATGCCAAAACGCCCGAGCAGGCGTATCAATCGGCCCATCTCGCCGCCAATCTTGCCTTTCAGCGCGGTGCCCTGACCACGGCGCAATGGTGGCTTCGTCAATCGGCCGAGGCAGCCCCTGATGCGGGGCGCAAAAATACCTCCATCGCGCAGTTTCGTGCCGTCAAAGCCCGCAACCCGTGGCGCGTGAAGCTGGCGTTTTCGCTGCGCCCCTCGGACAATGTGAATAGTGGCAGTACGGGGCAGTATAACATCATCAACGGCCTGCCCTTGGTTGGCAGCCTAAGCGCGGATGCGCAGGCGGTGAAGGGGCTTGTCGCCGAGGCGGCGATCAACATGGGGTATCGTTTGCGGCAAAGCGCAACCAGCGAGACGGTTCTGGGGGCTGAAATATCAACAAGGCGGGTCCATCTGGGCAAGGCCGAGAAGGCACGGCTGGGCGGTGATCCGGGCTTCGGGTCCGACCGGTTGGCGCTATCCTTGCGGGAGGACTGGCAGCCGCAGGGCAGCAAGCACCGCTTTAGCGTGACGGGTACCGTGGGGCGGCAATCCTATCAAAGCGGCAATGACTACGGGTTCTATGGCGCGACCCTTGGGCATCGGACCGCAATCTCGGCCAACAGCCTGATCGACAGCGCCGTTGAGGCCGAACAGCGCGAGGGCCAAGACGCCCGGCGTGGCGACCGCAGCTTTGCCCTTCGCAGCACGCTTATCCACCAACGCGGCAATGACGACCTGATCATGGCAACCCTTTTGGCAAGCCGCTTTGATACCGCCGTTCAGGGACGATCAGGCACCATGCTTGGCGCACAGCTTGGCTACACTTTGGCAAAAGCGCTTGGGCCCGTCAGCATCGCCGGCACATTGGGGTTTCAAAAGGCGCAATTTGATGGCTACACCATTGCCGCAATCGAAGTGCCGGGCGGGCGGAGCGATAAGACCGGCTATGCCCAGCTTCAACTTCAAGTGAATGACATCAGCTATGCGGGCTTTACCCCTCAGTTGCGCTTGCGCCATCAGCGCACAACCTCCAATGTCAGCAGGTTCGAAGTAAGGGAAACCTCGGTCACTTTAGGACTGGTTTCCAAGTTTTAGCCGATTGCGGACGGGGTCGTCTTTGACGTATTCGGCCCTATACTTGGCGCAGGCAAAAAGGAGATACGGATGTCGATCAAATATCTGCACACGATGGTTCGCGTAAAGGATTTGGAAAAATCCATGGCGTTCTACAAACTGCTCGGGCTGGAAGAAACCCGCCGGATGGACAATGAAAAGGCGCGGTTCAGCCTGATTTTCCTCGCCCCTCCCGGTCAGCCGGAATGCCCGGTAGAGCTGACGTATAACTGGGATGGCGATGAAGCCCTGCCATCAGACAGCCGCCACTTCGGGCATCTGGCCTATGAGGTGGATGATATTTACGCGACCTGCGCGCATCTGGCGGCCAATGGTGTGGTCATCAATCGCCCACCACGCGACGGGCATATGGCCTTTGTGCGCAGCCCCGACAATATCTCTATCGAGCTTTTGCAAAAAGGCGAGCGGCTGGCCCCGGCAGAGCCTTGGGCGAGCGCGGAAAACATCGGGCACTGGTAACAGACCGAGAATAACGGACACCGGGTTTTCGTAAATCCGGTGTCCACAAAGGATCAGCCGTTCAGGAAGGCCATCGCAGCCGCGTGGATCTCGGGGTTGGCGGCGGCAAGCACCTGCCCCCCTGCACGCGCGGAATGGCCCTGCCAATTGGTGACGACCCCGCCTGCCGCTTCAATCACCGCGATCGGGGCCTGAACGTCATAGGTTTGCAGCCCGGCCTCAATCACCAGATCAACCTGCCCTGCCGCCAAAAGCGCATAGCCGTAGCAATCCATCCCGTAACGCACAAGGCGTACCTGTTCTGCCACGCGGCGAAAAGCGCGGCCTTCTTCCTCATTTCCCACTTCGGGAAATGTAGAAAGCAAGATCGCCTGTGACAGGTCACATGAGGCGCGGGTCTTGAGCGGAGACGCCCCCATCGGGCCATTGACCGAGGCCAGACCAAAGCCGCCCTCGAACCGTTCCTGAATGTAGGGTTGGTCAATCAGGCCGTAAATCGGGCCACTCGCATCCGCGACGGAAATCAACACCCCCCAAGTCGGCGTGCCGGACAAATATCCACGCGTACCGTCAATCGGGTCCAGCACCCATGTCAGGCCGGAGGTGCCGGATTTAGGGCCGAACTCCTCCCCCAATATGCCATCTTGGGGGCGGCGGCGTTCCAGAATATCCCGCATCGCGAGTTCGGACTCACGATCGGCAATAGTTACCGGATCAAAATGCGTTGTCTCTTTAGTATCGGCGGTCAGCCCCGGCTTGCGAAAATGGGCCAAAGTGGCCGTCCGCGCAGCATCGGCCAAGGCCGCTGCAGTGCTCCGGATATCCTCGACTTCGGTTTGTGTCAGCATGCCTCTTTCCCTCGCAAGGATACCCTTCGGCTTATTTCCAAAGGGCTATGAACTTGCGCAGCGCTAACGGCTAGACAACATGCGGTCAAGAGGCCGGTGTTCAGGCCGCCGCGCTCAGGACACGTGCCAGGTCGAACAAACGACGGCGCTGTGCCTCGGGGATCGCGTAATAGGAACGCACAAGCTCCAGCGCTTCCTTATCGGCAAGCATATCACCTTCCATCCGCCGCGGGGTTTCGGGCTCTTCGTTCAGGCCTTCAAAGAAAAAGCTGATAGCAACGCCAAGTGCTGTAGAAATGTCCCACAAGCGCGAGGCCGAAACACGGTTCATACCTGTTTCATATTTTTGAATCTGTTGAAACTTGATCCCCACACAATCAGCAAGCTGTTGCTGTGTCATGCCCACCATCCAACGACGGTGACGGATTCGCTTGCCTACATGGACATCGACCGGGTGTTTCATCAAGGTACTCCATCAATATTTTACGCGCTTATCAAATTACAAGCAATAACCGTGCCAAAGCACCGAGCTACCAAAAATTTTACATTTTTCATTGTTTTGAACAAACAGACCTGACCTTTTAGACAGGTCGATTTGTCTTAAAGAATATGTGTTCACACCATTCCACGCAATAATAGTTAACACGCCAGTCGAGGCCCAAAAGGGGCTTTTGCAAAATGCTTTGCGTTTTGCAAATACTACACGCGGAGATTTTGCATTTTGCACCGACCAATCGCCATGGCAGCCACATTATCAATACGTTATGTAGGATTAACAGAAACCGCTTTGAAGGAAACGATCATGCGCGCTTTTCGTGTAGAGCAGGCAGAGCGCCCTGCGTCCTTAACCAATACCCCCCGTATTGATCCCAAAAAGGGCGAAGTGCGGGTGAAAATCATGGCCTGCGGTTTAAATTTTGCCGACCTTTTGATGATTCAGGGCAAGTACCAGGAACGCCCCGCCTTGCCCTTTACACTGGGCATGGAACTTGCCGGCGTGGTGGAGGCTCTTGGCCCTGATGTCGACCACCCCGCGGTCGGCACCCGCGTGGCGGTGTTCGCTGGCATGGGCGGACTGGCGGAATGGGGCTGTTTTGACGCAAACGCCTGCACGCCGATCCCGGACGCGATGCCCTTTACCGATGCCGCCGCCTTTCAGATCGCCTACGGCACCAGCCATCTGGCGCTGGACCATCGTGCGCGGCTGCAACCCGGAGAAACCCTGCTGGTGATGGGGGCGACGGGCGGTGTGGGTTTAACCGCATTGGAAATCGGCAAGCGCATGGGCGCACGGGTGATCGCCACGGCACGCGGGCCGGAAAAGCTGGCGATTGCCCGTGCTGCGGGTGCCGATCATGTAATCGACAGCGAAGCGCCGGATTTACGCGCAGCCCTTTTGGCGCTTGGCGGTGTTGATGTGGTGTTTGATGCCGTCGGTGGCCCCGCCTTTACCCAAGCGATGCGCGCCACCAAGCCCGAGGGTCGTCTGATCCCCATCGGCTTTGCCGGTGGCGAGGTTCCGCAAATCCCCGCCAACCATTTGCTGGTCAAAAATCTGACGGTGATCGGGCTTTATTGGGGGGGCTATGCGAAATTCGCGCCGCAAACCCTGTCACGCAGCATGGCGACCTTGTTTGAATGGTATGAGGCCGGCGGTTTGCGCCCCCATATCAGCCATTGCCTGCCACTGGATCAGACACAAACAGGGCTGGACCTGCTCCGGGATCGCAAATCCACCGGCAAGGTTGTGATCACGCCACACGACGCCTAAAGAACCGGCCAGCGGGCAACGCTTAGTTGCCCGCCGCCTCCATCTTACGGTTGGCAATGGTGCGTTCCAGCCAGCCCAGCTCCATCTCGGGAACTGATGACAACAACAGGTCGGTATAATCATCAAAGGGCGGTGAGAGCACCTCGGTCTTGCTGCCATAGCGCACGACGCGCCCCTGATACATCACCGCGATACTATCGGCGATGGCACGCACCGTCGCCAGATCATGCGTGATGAACAGATAGGCCACGTTTTCGCGTTTTTGCAGGTTCAAAAGCAGCTTCAAAATCCCCGCGGCCACCAGCGGATCAAGCGCCGAGGTCACCTCATCGCAGATGATCATCCGGGGTTTGGCCGCAAGGGCGCGCGCGATGCAGACACGTTGCTTTTGCCCGCCCGAAAGCTCTGCCGGATAGCGGTCAATGAAACCTTCACCCATCTCGATATCGTCCAGAAGCTCTTGGATACGCTTCTTTTTCGCAGCACCGCGCAGGCCAAAGTAGAACTCCAGCGGGCGGCCGATGATGGTGCCGATAGTCTGGCGCGGGTTCATCGCGGTATCGGCCATCTGATAAATCATCTGCACCTCGCGCAGATCATCACGGGTGCGCTTTTCGAAATCGGGCGCAAGGGTGCGGCCGTCAAACAAAATCTCGCCTTGCGAGGGCGGCAAAAGACCGGTGATCACCCGCGCCAGCGTTGATTTGCCGGAGCCGGATTCCCCCACGATGGCAAGGGTCTGTCCCTCGGGCAGGTCCACCGTCACATCCTTGAGCACATCAAATTTCGTGCCCTTATAACGTGCCGTAATACCATTGACAGACAAGACCGGCGCGCCTGTCGTTTGCTCGACATGTTTGACCGAGCGGACGGAAACCAAGGCTTGGGTATATTCCTCAGTCGGGGTGTTGATGATGTGATCGGCGGTGCCATATTCCACCATCCGCCCGCTTTGCAGCACCATGATATGATCGGCAACCTGCGCCACCACGGCCAGATCATGGGTGATATAAAGTGCGGACACGCCAGTATCGCGGATTGCCTTTTTGATCGCCGCCAGAACATCGATCTGCGTGGTCACATCCAGCGCGGTTGTCGGCTCATCAAAGATCACCAGATCGGGCTTGGGGCAAA from Pseudorhodobacter turbinis includes:
- a CDS encoding VOC family protein, translated to MSIKYLHTMVRVKDLEKSMAFYKLLGLEETRRMDNEKARFSLIFLAPPGQPECPVELTYNWDGDEALPSDSRHFGHLAYEVDDIYATCAHLAANGVVINRPPRDGHMAFVRSPDNISIELLQKGERLAPAEPWASAENIGHW
- a CDS encoding surface lipoprotein assembly modifier, whose protein sequence is MAPRHKIIAPRLLAGLVAASLLAAPVANAQAPAGYTSVPPDEARVLGLEAIRLGRPEIAAEIATSLLAQDKTDSFAHFLMANSLMRMGQGKMAERATKQSYRYAKTPEQAYQSAHLAANLAFQRGALTTAQWWLRQSAEAAPDAGRKNTSIAQFRAVKARNPWRVKLAFSLRPSDNVNSGSTGQYNIINGLPLVGSLSADAQAVKGLVAEAAINMGYRLRQSATSETVLGAEISTRRVHLGKAEKARLGGDPGFGSDRLALSLREDWQPQGSKHRFSVTGTVGRQSYQSGNDYGFYGATLGHRTAISANSLIDSAVEAEQREGQDARRGDRSFALRSTLIHQRGNDDLIMATLLASRFDTAVQGRSGTMLGAQLGYTLAKALGPVSIAGTLGFQKAQFDGYTIAAIEVPGGRSDKTGYAQLQLQVNDISYAGFTPQLRLRHQRTTSNVSRFEVRETSVTLGLVSKF
- a CDS encoding thymidylate synthase; its protein translation is MNINILASCTLALGLMGCSGNSLNNPLIFPEEITPGEPTDEGDGTAITASSPVVVPDDLAFNLANAKIIRGTGGDPDTLLVNISALDATPIEATWQRRPALDIPGYQAFAVQEDALDRLFIGLAATSADGSASAVLAGDGGQFGSYFSGTKYDREGAYTPPDATAEGPGRGQVSYTGKYAGLLNGGGAGDDLLPIPAGRPAAPSEAPTQATQITGDVFVNANFADDVVNGIVKNRNAIDLDITSDVGSANHNDGTGVRMEDLNMVPTAILANGTFGADLERGPIKKVVGTYGGAFGGTDASSIAGGVHVTDVYNGAGEKIENALERGVFVLDQCGVTASGGDCIGTAP
- a CDS encoding ABC transporter ATP-binding protein, with translation MSDILLEVKDLKIEVTAYPPGEPPQDITIVEGVSFAVDKGKVLGLIGESGAGKSTIGLSSMAYGRGGVRITGGEVLVNGRDILRLGSAGLRGLRGKEVTYVAQSAAAAFNPAKKLMEQVIEATLLHKLMSKEEAEARAISLFDQLGLPNPETIGKRYPHQVSGGQLQRVMTAMALCPKPDLVIFDEPTTALDVTTQIDVLAAIKKAIRDTGVSALYITHDLAVVAQVADHIMVLQSGRMVEYGTADHIINTPTEEYTQALVSVRSVKHVEQTTGAPVLSVNGITARYKGTKFDVLKDVTVDLPEGQTLAIVGESGSGKSTLARVITGLLPPSQGEILFDGRTLAPDFEKRTRDDLREVQMIYQMADTAMNPRQTIGTIIGRPLEFYFGLRGAAKKKRIQELLDDIEMGEGFIDRYPAELSGGQKQRVCIARALAAKPRMIICDEVTSALDPLVAAGILKLLLNLQKRENVAYLFITHDLATVRAIADSIAVMYQGRVVRYGSKTEVLSPPFDDYTDLLLSSVPEMELGWLERTIANRKMEAAGN
- a CDS encoding NADPH:quinone oxidoreductase family protein, translated to MRAFRVEQAERPASLTNTPRIDPKKGEVRVKIMACGLNFADLLMIQGKYQERPALPFTLGMELAGVVEALGPDVDHPAVGTRVAVFAGMGGLAEWGCFDANACTPIPDAMPFTDAAAFQIAYGTSHLALDHRARLQPGETLLVMGATGGVGLTALEIGKRMGARVIATARGPEKLAIARAAGADHVIDSEAPDLRAALLALGGVDVVFDAVGGPAFTQAMRATKPEGRLIPIGFAGGEVPQIPANHLLVKNLTVIGLYWGGYAKFAPQTLSRSMATLFEWYEAGGLRPHISHCLPLDQTQTGLDLLRDRKSTGKVVITPHDA
- the thyX gene encoding FAD-dependent thymidylate synthase — translated: MPLSPDQRAEIEAQRANPKPTLRAVSEGMEAHLYHAHEVLDHGFVRVIDYMGDDAAIVQAARVSYGAGTKHVSNDEGLIRYLMRHWHSTPFEMCEIKLHVKLPVFVARQWIRHRTANVNEYSARYSILDREFYIPAPEQLAAQSVVNNQGRGEVLSGEEAARVLEMLKRDANTAYDHYESMLSQEGQQGLARELARMNLPANIYTQWYWKVDLHNLFHFLRLRADAHAQYEIRVYADAICKVVADWVPIAFAAFEDYRMGGATLSGKAIDCVRRMLKGDAVTQETSGMSKGEWREFMGVVDG
- a CDS encoding helix-turn-helix domain-containing protein, producing MKHPVDVHVGKRIRHRRWMVGMTQQQLADCVGIKFQQIQKYETGMNRVSASRLWDISTALGVAISFFFEGLNEEPETPRRMEGDMLADKEALELVRSYYAIPEAQRRRLFDLARVLSAAA
- a CDS encoding inositol monophosphatase family protein; the encoded protein is MLTQTEVEDIRSTAAALADAARTATLAHFRKPGLTADTKETTHFDPVTIADRESELAMRDILERRRPQDGILGEEFGPKSGTSGLTWVLDPIDGTRGYLSGTPTWGVLISVADASGPIYGLIDQPYIQERFEGGFGLASVNGPMGASPLKTRASCDLSQAILLSTFPEVGNEEEGRAFRRVAEQVRLVRYGMDCYGYALLAAGQVDLVIEAGLQTYDVQAPIAVIEAAGGVVTNWQGHSARAGGQVLAAANPEIHAAAMAFLNG